The following coding sequences lie in one Helicobacter kayseriensis genomic window:
- the rplV gene encoding 50S ribosomal protein L22, giving the protein MSKALLRYIRLSPTKARLVAREVQGMNAEVALASLEFTPNKAAKIISKVIASAVANGGYEPQSVVVKSCRVDAGPVLRRFMPRARGRATPIRKPTSHIYVEVAVASNKQKTKREGK; this is encoded by the coding sequence ATGAGTAAGGCATTATTGAGATATATTAGACTTTCTCCGACAAAGGCTAGATTGGTGGCCAGAGAAGTTCAGGGAATGAATGCTGAAGTGGCACTAGCAAGCCTTGAATTTACTCCCAATAAGGCAGCAAAGATTATCTCAAAGGTTATTGCTTCTGCAGTGGCCAATGGAGGATATGAGCCTCAATCTGTTGTTGTGAAATCTTGCCGAGTTGATGCTGGTCCCGTATTGAGACGCTTTATGCCAAGAGCTAGAGGTCGTGCAACACCCATTCGTAAACCAACTTCTCACATCTATGTAGAAGTGGCTGTAGCTTCTAATAAGCAAAAAACAAAGAGAGAGGGCAAATAA
- the rpsC gene encoding 30S ribosomal protein S3 — protein sequence MGQKVNPIGLRLGINRNWTSRWFPGSKETPSYILEDHKIRKFLKKELYYAGVSEIIIEKAAKKLRVTVVAARPGLIIGKKGADIEKVKESLKKIVQKEVAINIKEVKRPQADAQLAAESVATQLERRVAFRRAMKKVMQSAMKSGAKGIKVKVSGRLAGAEMARTEWYMEGRVPLHTLRAKIDYGFAEAMTTYGIIGVKVWIFKGEVLHKGIQAERREEQNKEDRPKTSRKGRQ from the coding sequence ATGGGACAAAAAGTAAATCCGATTGGTTTGAGATTAGGGATCAATAGAAATTGGACTTCAAGATGGTTTCCAGGCTCAAAAGAAACTCCTAGCTATATTTTGGAAGATCACAAAATTAGAAAGTTCTTAAAAAAAGAGCTTTATTATGCAGGGGTGAGTGAAATCATTATTGAGAAAGCTGCGAAAAAGCTTAGAGTAACAGTTGTTGCTGCACGACCTGGTTTGATTATTGGGAAAAAGGGTGCAGATATTGAAAAGGTTAAAGAATCTTTAAAGAAGATTGTTCAAAAAGAAGTTGCGATTAATATCAAAGAAGTAAAGCGACCTCAAGCTGATGCTCAACTCGCAGCAGAGAGTGTTGCAACACAACTTGAGCGCCGTGTTGCTTTCCGTCGAGCAATGAAAAAAGTCATGCAATCTGCGATGAAATCTGGAGCCAAGGGGATTAAGGTAAAGGTTTCTGGACGACTTGCAGGAGCAGAGATGGCTCGAACAGAATGGTATATGGAGGGAAGAGTTCCTCTTCATACATTAAGGGCTAAGATTGATTATGGTTTTGCAGAGGCAATGACAACATATGGAATCATTGGTGTCAAAGTTTGGATTTTCAAAGGAGAAGTTTTGCATAAGGGAATCCAAGCAGAAAGAAGAGAAGAGCAAAACAAAGAAGATCGCCCCAAAACTAGTAGAAAAGGGAGACAATAA
- the rplP gene encoding 50S ribosomal protein L16, producing the protein MLMPKRTKYRKQQKGRNRGKSFRGASLAFGNIGIKALEHGRIDSRQIEAARIAMTRHIKRAGKVWIRVFPDKPLTAKPLETRMGKGKGAVDKWVMNIKPGRIIYEMIGIDEATARDALALAQSKLPFKTKIVTSESENEIY; encoded by the coding sequence ATGTTGATGCCAAAACGAACAAAATACAGAAAACAACAAAAGGGACGCAACAGAGGAAAGTCTTTTAGAGGTGCAAGCTTGGCATTTGGAAATATCGGAATCAAAGCTCTTGAGCATGGGAGAATTGATTCTCGTCAGATTGAAGCTGCAAGAATTGCAATGACTAGACACATAAAGAGAGCGGGTAAGGTTTGGATTCGTGTGTTTCCTGATAAACCTCTTACTGCCAAGCCTCTTGAGACAAGAATGGGTAAAGGTAAGGGTGCAGTAGATAAGTGGGTCATGAACATTAAGCCAGGAAGAATCATTTATGAAATGATTGGAATTGATGAAGCTACTGCTAGAGATGCATTGGCTTTGGCTCAAAGCAAATTGCCATTTAAGACAAAAATTGTAACGAGTGAGAGTGAAAATGAAATTTATTGA
- the rpmC gene encoding 50S ribosomal protein L29, with protein sequence MKFIDLKDKSIQELQGLLKEKKSALFELKLKLRTMQLTNPSEIRGIRKDIARINTAISAKKD encoded by the coding sequence ATGAAATTTATTGATTTGAAAGATAAGAGTATTCAAGAGCTTCAAGGGCTTCTTAAGGAAAAGAAATCGGCGTTGTTTGAGCTCAAACTCAAACTCAGAACAATGCAATTGACTAATCCTAGTGAGATCAGGGGCATTCGCAAAGATATCGCTAGAATCAATACTGCTATTAGCGCAAAAAAGGATTAA
- the rpsQ gene encoding 30S ribosomal protein S17 produces MEKKQPHKRIIQGKVVSKAGDKSVVILVERKVVHPKYRKIVKRFKKYTIHDENNAVKVGDVISAIECKPISKTKTFNLQNIVSVGV; encoded by the coding sequence ATGGAGAAAAAGCAACCCCATAAGCGAATCATTCAAGGAAAGGTCGTAAGTAAGGCTGGAGACAAGAGTGTTGTGATTTTGGTTGAGCGTAAAGTTGTCCATCCAAAATATAGAAAGATTGTTAAAAGATTTAAAAAATACACGATTCACGATGAAAACAATGCAGTCAAAGTGGGCGATGTAATTAGTGCGATTGAGTGCAAACCAATCTCAAAGACAAAGACTTTTAACTTGCAAAATATTGTTTCTGTAGGAGTGTAG
- the rplN gene encoding 50S ribosomal protein L14 produces MIQSFTRLNVADNSGAKEIMCIKVLGGSHRRYATVGDVIVASVKKAIPNGKVKKGQVVKAVVVRTKKEIQREDGSLVRFDDNAAVILDAKREPVGTRIFGPVSREVRYANFMKIVSLAPEVV; encoded by the coding sequence ATGATTCAAAGTTTTACTCGATTAAATGTTGCAGACAACAGTGGTGCAAAAGAAATTATGTGCATTAAAGTCTTGGGTGGAAGTCATAGACGTTATGCAACAGTTGGAGACGTAATTGTTGCCTCAGTTAAAAAAGCCATTCCAAATGGAAAGGTTAAAAAGGGGCAAGTTGTTAAAGCTGTTGTTGTGCGAACAAAAAAAGAAATCCAAAGAGAAGATGGATCTCTTGTGCGTTTTGATGATAATGCTGCTGTAATCTTAGATGCAAAAAGAGAGCCAGTTGGAACAAGGATTTTTGGCCCAGTTAGTAGAGAAGTGCGATATGCGAATTTTATGAAGATTGTATCGTTAGCTCCGGAGGTAGTGTAG
- the rplX gene encoding 50S ribosomal protein L24, translated as MVKFKIKKGDIVKVIAGDDKGKSGKVLFVYPKTAQVVVEGCKMVKKAIKPTEENPKGGFVSKEAPMSISNVKKEEQ; from the coding sequence GTGGTAAAGTTTAAAATCAAAAAAGGCGATATTGTTAAAGTAATCGCCGGTGATGATAAGGGAAAAAGCGGAAAAGTGCTTTTTGTTTATCCCAAAACAGCTCAAGTTGTAGTTGAGGGATGCAAAATGGTTAAGAAGGCAATTAAACCAACAGAAGAAAATCCAAAAGGTGGTTTTGTTTCTAAGGAAGCTCCAATGAGTATTTCCAATGTGAAGAAAGAGGAGCAATAA
- the rplE gene encoding 50S ribosomal protein L5 produces MYGLKNLYQNEIKQKLMQELEIKNPMLTPRLEKIVISVGAGEYAKDMKIMQNIADTISIIAGQKAVITKAKKSVAGFKMREGMPMGVKVTLRGNMMYNFLEKLIVISLPRVKDFRGVSRNGFDGRGNYSFGLNEQLMFPEVVYDDIMVSHGMNIAFVTSTNSDKEAFKLLELLGMPFAKGK; encoded by the coding sequence ATGTATGGTTTGAAGAATTTATATCAAAATGAAATTAAGCAAAAGCTTATGCAAGAATTGGAGATTAAAAATCCAATGCTAACGCCTAGACTAGAAAAAATTGTTATTAGTGTTGGTGCAGGCGAATATGCAAAAGATATGAAAATTATGCAAAATATTGCAGACACAATCTCAATTATCGCAGGACAGAAAGCTGTGATTACAAAGGCAAAAAAATCTGTTGCTGGATTTAAAATGCGAGAGGGAATGCCTATGGGTGTCAAAGTAACTCTTAGGGGAAATATGATGTATAACTTTTTAGAAAAGCTAATCGTTATTTCTCTACCAAGAGTGAAAGACTTTAGAGGTGTTTCAAGAAACGGTTTTGATGGAAGAGGAAATTATAGTTTTGGTTTGAATGAACAATTGATGTTCCCTGAAGTGGTATATGATGACATTATGGTAAGTCATGGGATGAATATTGCATTTGTAACTTCAACAAATAGTGACAAGGAAGCATTCAAGTTGTTAGAACTTCTTGGTATGCCTTTTGCGAAAGGAAAGTAA
- a CDS encoding type Z 30S ribosomal protein S14, translating to MAKKSMIAKAGRKAKFSARAYTRCQVCGRPHSVYRDFGLCRVCLRKMGNEGLIPGLRKASW from the coding sequence ATGGCAAAGAAATCAATGATTGCTAAAGCAGGCAGAAAAGCGAAGTTTAGTGCAAGAGCTTATACACGATGTCAAGTATGTGGAAGACCACACTCTGTTTATAGAGATTTTGGTTTGTGTCGTGTATGTTTAAGAAAAATGGGCAATGAAGGCTTGATTCCCGGTCTTCGCAAGGCAAGTTGGTAA
- the rpsH gene encoding 30S ribosomal protein S8, with product MVNDIIADSLTRIRNASMRRLEYTTLYYAKIIVSILEVFKAKGFIKDYKVNDKDGKQSISVQLAYDEAGYSVISEVKRISKPGRRVYKSRNELKRFKNGYGTIVVSTSKGVIANEDAYKANVGGEALCSIW from the coding sequence ATGGTGAATGATATTATTGCGGATTCTCTGACAAGAATTAGAAATGCATCAATGAGGAGACTTGAGTATACAACTCTTTATTATGCAAAAATTATTGTCTCAATTCTTGAGGTTTTTAAAGCAAAGGGTTTTATCAAGGATTATAAAGTTAATGATAAAGATGGGAAACAATCCATCAGCGTTCAACTTGCTTATGATGAAGCTGGATATAGTGTGATTAGTGAAGTTAAGCGTATTAGTAAGCCGGGAAGACGAGTTTATAAGAGTCGCAATGAACTAAAAAGATTTAAAAATGGTTATGGGACAATTGTAGTGAGCACTTCAAAAGGCGTTATTGCAAATGAAGATGCTTATAAGGCCAATGTTGGTGGCGAAGCACTTTGTAGTATTTGGTAA
- the rplF gene encoding 50S ribosomal protein L6 encodes MSRVGKRPISIPSGISVSVEGSKIVFQNSKISKELETYGRVLIEKSNEELSFKPVNQEAQSRAYWGTYRALANNIVIGLSQGFSKVLEINGVGYKASVSGKVLELALGFSHPVKYEIPDGVEISVDKNTITIKGSDKQQIGQIAAEIREFRPPEPYKGKGIKYSDEVIIRKAGKTAKK; translated from the coding sequence ATGTCAAGAGTTGGAAAAAGACCAATTAGCATTCCTTCAGGCATCAGCGTGAGTGTTGAAGGAAGCAAAATTGTGTTTCAAAATTCTAAAATTTCAAAGGAATTGGAAACATATGGGCGTGTTTTGATCGAAAAATCAAATGAGGAATTGAGCTTCAAACCTGTTAATCAAGAAGCACAATCAAGGGCTTATTGGGGAACATATAGAGCTTTAGCAAATAATATTGTCATTGGCCTTAGTCAAGGTTTTTCAAAAGTTCTTGAAATCAATGGCGTGGGTTATAAGGCAAGTGTTTCTGGAAAGGTTCTTGAGTTGGCACTTGGTTTTTCGCATCCTGTGAAGTATGAGATTCCCGATGGTGTAGAAATCAGTGTTGATAAAAATACGATCACGATCAAAGGAAGTGATAAACAACAAATTGGACAAATTGCTGCAGAGATTCGGGAATTCCGACCACCAGAGCCCTATAAAGGCAAGGGAATCAAATACAGCGATGAAGTGATTATCAGAAAAGCTGGTAAAACTGCTAAAAAGTAA
- the rplR gene encoding 50S ribosomal protein L18, which produces MTNKILEQKKKLRAKRKLRVRGSIFGVASKPRISVFRSNRYLYAQAIDDQNGVTLASIDGKKLGLGNNKENAKEVAKIFAENLSKAGISEVVFDRNGYLYHGVIAAFADSLRENGITL; this is translated from the coding sequence ATGACAAATAAAATATTGGAACAAAAGAAAAAATTAAGAGCAAAGAGAAAACTAAGAGTAAGGGGCTCAATTTTTGGAGTTGCATCTAAACCTCGTATTAGTGTTTTTCGATCAAATCGTTATTTGTATGCACAGGCAATTGATGATCAAAACGGTGTGACTCTTGCAAGTATTGATGGAAAAAAATTGGGTCTAGGCAACAATAAAGAAAATGCAAAAGAGGTTGCCAAGATTTTTGCTGAAAACTTGAGCAAGGCTGGAATCTCTGAGGTTGTATTTGATCGCAATGGATATCTCTATCATGGAGTTATTGCTGCTTTTGCAGATTCTTTGCGTGAAAATGGAATCACTCTGTAA
- the rpsE gene encoding 30S ribosomal protein S5 — MEINREEFSEVVVNIGRVTKVVKGGRRFRFNALVVVGNKNGLVGFGLGKAKEVPDAIKKAIDDAFKNIIQVNIKGTTIAHDIEHKYNASKILLKPASEGTGVIAGGSARPVIELAGIKDILTKSLGSNNPYNVVRATIDALARIKA, encoded by the coding sequence ATGGAAATCAATAGAGAAGAATTTAGTGAAGTTGTTGTAAATATTGGTCGTGTAACCAAGGTTGTCAAAGGTGGTCGTCGTTTTCGTTTTAATGCCCTTGTTGTTGTAGGGAATAAAAATGGACTTGTAGGCTTTGGCTTGGGAAAAGCCAAAGAGGTTCCTGATGCAATTAAGAAGGCTATTGATGATGCTTTTAAAAATATCATTCAGGTAAATATTAAGGGCACAACAATTGCTCATGATATTGAACACAAATATAATGCAAGTAAAATCTTACTTAAACCTGCAAGTGAGGGGACTGGAGTTATTGCAGGTGGAAGCGCAAGACCTGTAATCGAACTTGCTGGAATCAAAGACATTTTGACGAAGTCTTTGGGCTCAAATAATCCTTACAATGTTGTAAGAGCTACAATCGATGCTCTTGCAAGAATTAAAGCTTAA
- the rplO gene encoding 50S ribosomal protein L15, which produces MLERIKPAQGSTRDIKRVGRGQGSGMGKTSTRGGKGQTARTGYKAKRGFEGGQQPLQRRLPKVGFNSRIQKPYVINVDKSESIFNLSEISLESLREVYGFPLYVASIKLIGSKAHTLASKIKDERVKATKAK; this is translated from the coding sequence ATGTTAGAGAGAATCAAGCCAGCTCAGGGGAGCACAAGAGATATTAAGCGTGTAGGAAGAGGACAGGGGAGTGGAATGGGAAAAACCTCTACGCGTGGTGGAAAAGGTCAAACTGCAAGAACAGGTTATAAGGCAAAAAGAGGGTTTGAGGGTGGACAACAACCTCTTCAAAGAAGATTGCCAAAAGTTGGATTCAATTCAAGGATTCAAAAGCCTTATGTGATCAATGTAGACAAAAGCGAATCTATCTTTAATCTTTCTGAGATTAGTTTAGAGAGTCTAAGAGAAGTTTATGGGTTTCCTCTTTATGTAGCAAGCATTAAGCTAATTGGATCAAAAGCGCATACTCTTGCTTCAAAAATCAAGGATGAGAGAGTAAAGGCAACTAAGGCAAAATAA
- the secY gene encoding preprotein translocase subunit SecY, whose amino-acid sequence MNKKIVDKILITLLFLFLYRLLAYIPVPGVDLAEIKRFFDQNAHNALGLFNMFSGSAVERLSVISLGVMPYITASIVMELLAATFPSLGKMKKERDGLQKYMQVIKYVTIGITIIQAVSVSFGLRSMGNNGAILIDMSSFVVISTFSMLSGTMLLLWIGEQITQRGVGNGVSLIIFAGIVSGIPSAIAGTFNLVNTGEIHLLTLLLIVVLILATVFVILYMELAERRIPVSYARKVVMQNQHKKILNYIPIKLNLSGVIPSIFASALIVFPSTILQSSQNPYLLKIADWINPSGYLYNLLMFVLIIFFAYFYASIVFNAKDIAENLKKQGGFIPGLRPGEGTVSFLNNVASNLTFWGALYLAIISTVPWIILKGMGVPFYFGGTAVLIVVQVAVDTMRKIEAQIYMNKYQMLSATGL is encoded by the coding sequence ATGAATAAGAAAATCGTTGACAAGATTCTTATTACCCTTCTTTTTCTTTTCTTATATCGACTTTTGGCGTATATTCCTGTGCCAGGAGTTGATCTTGCCGAAATTAAAAGATTTTTTGATCAGAATGCCCATAATGCACTCGGTCTCTTTAATATGTTTAGCGGAAGTGCTGTTGAGCGTTTGAGTGTTATTTCTTTGGGCGTGATGCCATATATTACAGCCTCAATTGTGATGGAACTTCTAGCTGCGACATTCCCATCTTTGGGCAAGATGAAAAAAGAGCGTGATGGCTTACAAAAATATATGCAAGTGATTAAATATGTCACAATTGGAATCACGATTATTCAGGCAGTTAGCGTTTCATTTGGATTGAGAAGTATGGGGAATAATGGGGCGATTTTGATTGACATGTCGAGTTTTGTTGTGATCTCAACTTTCTCTATGCTTTCTGGAACAATGCTATTGCTTTGGATTGGCGAACAAATTACACAAAGAGGGGTTGGGAATGGTGTAAGTCTGATTATTTTTGCAGGAATTGTTTCAGGTATCCCTTCTGCAATTGCAGGAACTTTCAATCTTGTTAATACTGGAGAGATCCACCTCTTAACATTATTGTTGATTGTAGTTTTGATTTTGGCAACAGTATTTGTCATTCTTTATATGGAGTTAGCAGAACGCAGAATTCCTGTTTCTTATGCAAGAAAGGTTGTAATGCAAAATCAGCATAAAAAGATTTTGAATTACATTCCTATTAAATTGAATTTGAGTGGTGTGATCCCTTCTATTTTTGCCTCTGCACTAATTGTATTCCCATCCACCATATTGCAGAGTTCTCAAAATCCCTATTTATTGAAAATTGCAGACTGGATTAATCCAAGTGGGTACCTATATAATCTGTTAATGTTTGTATTGATTATTTTCTTTGCATATTTTTATGCCTCAATTGTTTTTAATGCAAAAGATATTGCTGAAAACCTTAAAAAACAAGGGGGTTTTATTCCTGGACTTAGGCCTGGGGAGGGGACGGTGAGTTTCTTAAATAATGTGGCAAGTAATTTGACATTTTGGGGCGCATTGTATTTGGCTATTATTTCTACAGTGCCATGGATTATTTTAAAAGGCATGGGTGTTCCGTTTTATTTTGGGGGAACAGCTGTTTTGATTGTGGTCCAAGTTGCTGTAGATACGATGCGCAAAATTGAGGCTCAAATTTATATGAATAAATATCAAATGTTAAGTGCAACAGGGCTTTAA
- the map gene encoding type I methionyl aminopeptidase, with translation MAITIKKANEIDLLRTSNLIVAQALEKAKKIAKAGVSLLEIDQTIEEHILSSGARPAFKGLYGFPNSACISVNAVAIHGIPTEYKLQDGDIVGIDVGVEKDGWYGDSAITIGIGKIAIEDQKLIAASEQVLLEAISSLQEGMHFKELSLLLGDLIGEYGFVPLLDYCGHGIGRKPHEEPQIPNYLLHGKAKSGEKIKNGMVFCIEPMICQKSGKPVVLKDGWSVVSEDGLNTSHHEHTVAIIGGKAEILSKE, from the coding sequence ATGGCAATTACAATTAAAAAAGCAAATGAGATTGATCTTCTTCGAACATCAAATTTGATCGTCGCTCAGGCTCTTGAAAAGGCAAAAAAGATAGCCAAAGCAGGAGTCTCTCTTTTGGAAATTGATCAGACAATTGAGGAGCATATTCTTTCTTCTGGAGCACGCCCAGCATTTAAGGGGTTGTATGGATTTCCAAATTCAGCTTGTATCTCTGTAAATGCTGTTGCTATCCATGGAATTCCTACAGAATACAAGCTTCAAGATGGAGATATTGTTGGGATTGATGTCGGAGTAGAAAAAGATGGTTGGTATGGAGATTCGGCAATCACAATAGGAATAGGAAAAATTGCTATTGAGGATCAAAAACTTATTGCTGCATCAGAACAAGTTTTATTAGAAGCCATTTCCTCTTTGCAAGAGGGGATGCATTTTAAAGAATTGAGTCTTTTGTTGGGAGACCTTATTGGAGAGTATGGTTTTGTTCCATTGCTGGATTATTGTGGGCATGGAATAGGTAGAAAACCCCACGAAGAGCCTCAAATTCCAAATTATCTTTTACATGGAAAAGCAAAATCTGGAGAAAAGATTAAAAATGGAATGGTTTTTTGTATCGAACCAATGATATGTCAAAAAAGTGGAAAACCTGTTGTGCTTAAGGATGGCTGGTCTGTTGTCTCAGAAGATGGATTGAATACAAGTCATCACGAGCATACTGTAGCGATTATTGGTGGAAAAGCAGAGATTTTATCAAAGGAGTAA
- the infA gene encoding translation initiation factor IF-1 encodes MAKDDVIEIDGKVIEVLPNATFRVELDNGHIVLCHIAGKMRMHYIKILLGDRVKIELTPYSLDKGRITFRYK; translated from the coding sequence TTGGCAAAAGATGATGTAATAGAAATCGATGGCAAAGTAATAGAGGTTTTGCCTAATGCAACCTTTAGGGTAGAGTTGGATAATGGACATATTGTGCTTTGTCATATTGCAGGAAAAATGAGAATGCACTATATTAAAATTTTACTCGGAGATCGAGTTAAAATCGAACTAACTCCATATAGCCTTGATAAGGGACGCATTACTTTTAGATACAAATAA
- a CDS encoding LTA synthase family protein, whose product MRVVFVIYIGYYHGALFEEAYQGEALFPQILKMFYSGALHDNRVISIFGILYFVLGFLGICITSFKNEKSVFLSFVDYFAYGIFGLFLFVSIANFTYYTIYKDVFNIIILGLFFDDQQAIFEDGLSGKYWLSIKFLSFFIALWLCIWIYKKIIKKINFAPNMPKVLLYDGVLVLVYGIWMLGYMNSSISFYNRSLDQELEPARNAFLRKMTPSPFRSLYLVYRGYKSEQSANFSSFTSKAPQEATKEFFSLDKDGSYDFRVLLAQASSKPSDTPKIKHIFWIIAESLGTYAFSPDYDDIGLVSGMKSLIDNKHGFLVKNFFENAHGTIWSIESQLTGLYYTGVRLSFRAASFKPFLTAPADNLKRAGYKTMFYYGGSEVWQNLLEFSKSQGFDESYGLSSYEAFAIQQKAMKPYKNVWGIWDNILLDFVAQNAARSEQPTFNMLLTTSFHGPTDLPWEYIEAIGGKKENFEKFLEKTKKENWDAKELGILWWDDKHITRFIKEFSELYPDSLFIITGDHTHYSHVSGFQDSREVPMLLYSKALEPKMIAEAGSQIDILPSIINLVAQEGFIYYSFGKPLFTLNPKERENPERIFVAHELIGNSKKVYSIHNTVIDLQTRESQIAEGPLMHSFIEKMKDAKALSWWIANKGNIIPSK is encoded by the coding sequence TTGCGTGTAGTATTTGTTATCTATATTGGTTATTATCATGGAGCACTTTTTGAGGAAGCCTATCAGGGGGAAGCATTATTTCCTCAAATTTTAAAGATGTTTTATAGCGGAGCATTGCACGATAATCGTGTTATTTCTATATTTGGTATTTTATATTTTGTTTTGGGTTTTTTGGGGATTTGTATCACATCTTTTAAAAATGAAAAGTCTGTGTTCCTGTCATTTGTTGATTATTTTGCATACGGAATATTTGGACTTTTTTTGTTTGTTAGTATTGCTAATTTTACCTATTATACTATCTATAAAGATGTCTTTAATATCATTATTCTTGGATTATTTTTTGACGATCAACAAGCAATTTTTGAAGACGGTTTGAGTGGAAAATATTGGTTAAGTATTAAATTTTTATCTTTTTTTATTGCGTTATGGCTGTGCATTTGGATTTATAAAAAAATAATAAAGAAAATCAACTTTGCTCCCAATATGCCAAAAGTTCTTTTATATGATGGGGTTTTGGTCCTTGTGTATGGAATTTGGATGTTGGGTTATATGAATTCTTCGATTTCTTTTTACAATAGAAGTTTAGATCAAGAGTTGGAGCCAGCCCGCAATGCATTTTTGAGAAAAATGACACCCTCTCCTTTTAGAAGTTTATATTTGGTTTATCGTGGATATAAATCAGAGCAAAGTGCAAATTTTTCTTCATTTACCTCCAAAGCTCCACAAGAGGCTACAAAAGAGTTTTTTTCTTTAGACAAAGATGGTTCTTATGATTTTAGGGTGCTTTTGGCGCAAGCTTCAAGTAAGCCAAGCGATACCCCAAAGATTAAACATATTTTTTGGATTATTGCAGAATCTTTGGGGACCTATGCGTTTAGTCCAGATTATGATGATATAGGTCTTGTTTCTGGAATGAAAAGTTTGATTGATAACAAACACGGATTTTTAGTCAAAAATTTTTTTGAAAACGCGCATGGAACAATTTGGAGTATAGAATCTCAGCTTACGGGACTTTATTATACGGGAGTTCGTTTGAGTTTTCGAGCAGCAAGCTTTAAGCCGTTCTTGACTGCACCTGCAGACAACCTCAAGCGTGCCGGATACAAAACAATGTTTTATTATGGCGGCTCTGAGGTTTGGCAGAATCTATTGGAATTCTCAAAGTCACAGGGGTTTGATGAATCCTACGGGCTTTCAAGTTATGAGGCCTTTGCGATTCAGCAAAAGGCAATGAAGCCATACAAAAATGTATGGGGAATTTGGGACAACATTTTGCTTGACTTTGTTGCACAAAATGCAGCAAGATCAGAGCAACCTACGTTCAATATGCTTCTAACGACAAGTTTTCATGGTCCAACCGATTTGCCATGGGAGTATATTGAGGCTATTGGTGGGAAAAAAGAGAATTTTGAAAAATTTTTGGAAAAAACTAAAAAAGAGAATTGGGATGCCAAAGAGCTTGGTATTTTATGGTGGGATGATAAGCATATCACGCGCTTTATTAAAGAATTTTCAGAGCTTTATCCAGATTCATTGTTTATTATAACTGGAGATCATACGCATTATTCTCATGTTTCTGGATTTCAGGATTCTAGAGAGGTCCCCATGTTGCTTTACTCAAAAGCTTTGGAGCCAAAAATGATAGCAGAAGCTGGCTCTCAGATTGATATCCTTCCAAGCATTATTAATTTGGTCGCACAAGAAGGATTTATATACTATAGCTTTGGAAAGCCTCTTTTTACCCTAAACCCCAAAGAAAGAGAAAATCCTGAACGTATTTTTGTGGCACATGAATTAATAGGTAATTCTAAAAAGGTTTATTCAATTCACAATACTGTTATTGATTTACAAACAAGAGAAAGTCAGATTGCAGAGGGCCCTCTTATGCACTCTTTTATTGAAAAAATGAAAGATGCAAAAGCACTTAGTTGGTGGATTGCCAATAAAGGGAATATTATTCCCTCAAAATGA
- the rpmJ gene encoding 50S ribosomal protein L36: protein MKVRPSVKKMCDKCKVIKRKGVIRVICSTPKHKQRQG from the coding sequence ATGAAAGTAAGACCATCGGTCAAAAAGATGTGCGATAAGTGCAAAGTTATTAAGCGAAAGGGTGTGATTCGCGTAATTTGTTCCACACCAAAACATAAACAAAGACAAGGATAA